A single Venturia canescens isolate UGA chromosome 1, ASM1945775v1, whole genome shotgun sequence DNA region contains:
- the LOC122408302 gene encoding uncharacterized protein, producing the protein MLGVKKIITLFLIFVIDNALCDDIFELFRREDPCVALCEKSPQTIVTNEYEKSCCQRGCRFFNLVDLRQGLVAVNTLNSSKDACESSCTEAYQVLQDRSACTSGCDFMAAQKFADLLSILSVFYVEDSNVLLMSLDMPENDVMTDPGLRKELLPGWWDTEGFKLPQTFIKTVPKDADTMGDYGGSSVYYGETKQSVTINDSDWLQCASRHTGIPRWLLGSAIAVGATAAIWLRFIADRDVTEESSPTPSASTLPQKSNLTTKLTIVIPDEVPLHKTPPPKYSEIADVNDVNFKQ; encoded by the exons ATGTTAGGAGTCAAGAAAATAATAACTTTGTTCCTCATTTTTGTCATCGATAATGCTCTTTGCGATGACATTTTCGAGCTTTTTCGTCGCGAAGATCCGTGCGTAGCGTTGTGTGAAAAATCTCCACAAACTATTGTTACA aACGAGTATGAGAAGTCCTGCTGTCAACGTGGATGCAGATTCTTCAATCTAGTCGATCTTCGTCAGGGTCTTGTCGCTGTCAATACCTTGAACAGCTCCAAAGATGCTTGCGAATCAT CTTGTACCGAAGCCTACCAGGTTTTGCAAGACAGATCAGCATGTACATCAGGATGTGATTTTATGGCTGCACAAAAATTTGCTGACTTGTTGTCTATCCTGTCAGTATTTTACGTAGAGGACTCCAACGTTTTATTGATGTCTTTGGACATGCCAGAAAATGATGTCATGACTGATCCTGGTCTGAGAAAAGAACTCCTCCCTGGATGGTGGGACACGGAGGGCTTCAAACTGCCTCAGACGTTCATTAAGACTGTGCCGAAGGATGCTGAT ACGATGGGAGATTACGGTGGTTCTTCGGTTTACTACGGAGAAACGAAGCAATCGGTGACAATAAACGATTCCGATTGGTTGCAATGCGCATCGCGTCACACAGGAATACCTCGTTGGCTTCTCGGTTCGGCAATAGCAGTTGGTGCAACCGCAGCAATATGGCTCCGTTTCATAGCCGACAGAGATGTTACAGAAGAATCGTCCCCGACACCGTCCGCATCAACGTTGcctcaaaaatcaaatttgacAACCAAGCTGACTATTGTTATTCCTGATGAGGTGCCGTTGCACAAAACGCCGCCTCCTAAATATAGCGAAATCGCGGACGTCAACGACGTCAACTTCAAGCAATAG
- the Pi4KIIalpha gene encoding phosphatidylinositol 4-kinase type 2-alpha, producing MSDSEQRQLHVPYREYHSQNNTSSAVALVETDALVDLSIGNKQTTLPSQVCPLNNEEPSELLPDVDFVQNPSIDQGIVIDSPGIDRESQPLLGRLELDVAFNRFPDDPQFSELVWQAECAIDGGIYPERIYQGSSGSYFVKNPGGKIIGVFKPKDEEPYGRLNPKWTKWMHKLCCPCCFGRSCLIPNQGYLSEAGASLVDRKLGLGVVPNTRVVKLVSRTFNYPRIDRQKARMKQAIMDQFPTVGCQFKRLGLPPKIGSFQIFMDGYKDADYWLRRWESDPLPAKLSRNFQLYFERLVILDYIIRNTDRGNDNWLIKYDPILTKNSPEASEVKIAAIDNGLAFPFKHPDSWRAYPYHWAWLSQAKLPFSEATRELVLPQLSDQNFVQDLCDDLYQLFKQDKGFDRHNFDRQMSVMRGQILNLQQALKDAKSPVQLVQMPAVIVEKAKGTGTPKLFSFSDTFTQRFQNKSPFFSWC from the exons ATGAGCGATTCGGAACAGCGGCAATTGCACGTGCCTTATCGAGAGTATCACAGCCAAAATAACACAAGCTCTGCTGTGGCACTTGTCGAAACGGATGCCCTCGTCGATCTTTCCATCGGCAACAAACAAACAACATTGCCATCACAAGTTTGTCCTCTCAACAACGAAGAACCCTCGGAACTGTTGCCTGACGTTGATTTTGTTCAAAATCCAAGTATTGACCAAGGCATAGTCATTGATTCGCCGGGTATTGACCGGGAGAGCCAGCCTCTCCTTGGTCGCCTCGAACTCGATGTTGCCTTCAATAGGTTTCCAG ATGATCCACAATTCTCGGAACTCGTATGGCAGGCAGAATGTGCCATCGACGGTGGCATTTACCCAGAGAGAATATATCAAGGCTCCAGCGGAAGTTACTTTGTCAAGAATCCTGGAGGG aaaATCATAGGGGTATTCAAGCCAAAGGATGAAGAGCCTTATGGAAGACTGAATCCAAAATGGACAAAGTGGATGCACAAATTGTGTTGTCCGTGTTGTTTTGGAAGAAGTTGCCTCATTCCGAATCAAGGATATCTGAGCGAAGCAGGAGCGAGCTTGGTCGATCGTAAACTGGGTCTCGGTGTAGTGCCAAACACGAGAGTCGTCAAGCTCGTCAGTCGAACCTTCAATTATCCTCGGATAGATCGTCAGAAAGCACGTATGAAACAAGCCATAATGGATCAATTTCCAACGGTCGGTTGTCAGTTCAAACGTCTTGGATTACCACCAAAAATCGgatcttttcaaatttttatggaCGGTTACAAGGATGCTGATTATTGGTTACGGCGATGGGAGAGTGATCCTTTGCCTGCAAaactttcacgaaattttcagCTCTATTTTGAACGTCTCGTCATACTAGACTACATTATCAGAAATACAGATCGCG gtAACGACAATTGGCTCATCAAGTACGATCCAATCTTAACGAAGAATTCCCCGGAGGCAAGCGAAGTGAAAATCGCCGCGATAGATAACGGTCTCGCATTCCCTTTCAAACATCCGGACTCGTGGCGAGCTTATCCTTATCATTGGGCTTGGTTGAGTCAAGCCAAATTACCATTTAGCGAAGCAACCAGAGAACTCGTATTACCTCAGCTCTCTGATCAAAATTTCGTTCAAGATCTCTGTGATGATTTGTATCAATTATTCAAA CAAGATAAAGGCTTCGATCGCCATAATTTTGaccgacaaatgagcgttatGCGTGGACAAATTTTAAATCTTCAACAGGCATTGAAAGACGCGAAGAGTCCTGTACAACTCGTTCAAATGCCTGCTGTTATTGTTGAAAA GGCCAAAGGGACTGGAACGCCAAAGCTATTTTCATTCTCGGATACCTTTACGCAGCGCTTCCAGAACAAAAGTCCCTTCTTTTCCTGGTGTTGA